The following coding sequences are from one Natrarchaeobaculum sulfurireducens window:
- a CDS encoding L-lactate permease produces MTSLVEIATALSPLVVVAVLLVGLLWPASRAMPVAWLVAAVVGFAVWDMPLEWIAAASIRGGMAAIEILWIVFGALVLLYTLMRSGAVDTINNGFASISEDRRVQVVLLAFFLATFIEGVAGFGTPAAVVAPLMLALGFPALAAVVAALIGHAVATVFGAVGTPIIVGFQQPLGSVEGTIVEGGYESVGAYAAEAAGWAALFNGILGVLMPLFAVGMVVYFFGDPDDRSLAPVKGVLPLCLFSGVVFAIPYAATAWLIGPELPSLIAAMVGGAIVVTALRAGYFEPSDTWEFPPREEWPDHWVGTIEPGSSETATETTDSQPMSMLRAWSPYLILVGLLIGTRVIEPIADYLQAGLLLPLETGVGQFVLGVAIEWNEILGTGLGGEIGWAYVPGTWLALSAVIAIPLFGMSRDEVAGAWREAGSKIVSPAIALVFVIAMVEIMLETDAHVDNGAAVASVPDGSMIVVLADATAAGIGPAYPMIAPAVGALGAFIAGSITVSNITFSAFQFEVAQSLGMPTQILVGAQAIGGAIGNVIAIHNVIAALATVGLVGKTGRVVRLNLIPVAYYLLVGGILTTIFVYVLFPTLF; encoded by the coding sequence ATGACAAGTCTCGTCGAAATCGCGACGGCGCTGTCACCGCTGGTCGTCGTCGCGGTCTTGCTCGTTGGCCTGCTGTGGCCGGCCTCGAGGGCGATGCCGGTGGCGTGGCTCGTCGCCGCCGTGGTCGGCTTTGCGGTCTGGGACATGCCGCTCGAGTGGATCGCTGCGGCGAGTATCCGCGGCGGCATGGCGGCGATCGAGATTCTGTGGATCGTTTTCGGCGCGCTCGTGTTACTGTATACATTGATGCGCTCGGGCGCGGTCGATACGATCAACAACGGTTTCGCCTCGATCAGCGAGGACCGGCGCGTCCAGGTCGTTCTGCTCGCCTTTTTCCTCGCGACGTTCATCGAGGGCGTCGCCGGCTTCGGAACGCCCGCAGCCGTCGTCGCGCCGTTGATGCTCGCGCTGGGTTTCCCGGCGCTCGCAGCGGTCGTTGCGGCACTGATCGGCCACGCAGTCGCGACGGTGTTCGGTGCCGTCGGGACCCCGATCATCGTTGGCTTCCAGCAGCCACTCGGTAGTGTCGAGGGAACGATCGTCGAGGGCGGATACGAGTCCGTCGGCGCGTACGCTGCCGAGGCGGCGGGTTGGGCCGCACTCTTCAACGGCATTCTCGGCGTGTTGATGCCCCTCTTTGCTGTCGGGATGGTCGTCTACTTCTTCGGCGACCCCGACGACCGATCGCTCGCGCCGGTCAAAGGCGTCTTGCCGCTCTGTCTGTTCTCCGGCGTCGTCTTTGCTATCCCGTACGCGGCGACGGCCTGGCTTATCGGCCCCGAACTCCCATCGCTGATCGCCGCGATGGTCGGCGGTGCAATCGTCGTGACGGCCCTTCGTGCTGGGTACTTCGAGCCGTCCGATACGTGGGAGTTCCCACCCCGCGAGGAGTGGCCCGACCACTGGGTCGGCACCATCGAACCGGGGAGCAGCGAGACGGCCACCGAAACGACCGACAGCCAGCCGATGTCGATGCTGCGTGCGTGGTCTCCCTACCTCATCCTCGTCGGACTGCTGATCGGGACGCGCGTGATCGAACCCATCGCCGACTACCTGCAAGCTGGCCTCCTGTTGCCGCTCGAGACCGGCGTCGGCCAGTTCGTCCTCGGTGTGGCCATCGAGTGGAACGAAATCCTCGGCACCGGCCTCGGCGGCGAGATCGGATGGGCGTACGTCCCCGGAACGTGGCTCGCACTCAGCGCGGTCATCGCCATCCCACTGTTCGGGATGAGCCGCGACGAAGTCGCCGGTGCCTGGCGTGAAGCCGGGAGCAAGATCGTTTCGCCGGCGATCGCGCTCGTCTTCGTTATCGCGATGGTCGAGATCATGCTCGAGACCGACGCTCACGTCGACAACGGCGCGGCCGTGGCGTCCGTCCCTGACGGCAGCATGATCGTCGTCCTCGCCGATGCGACGGCGGCGGGGATCGGCCCTGCGTATCCGATGATCGCGCCTGCCGTTGGCGCACTCGGTGCGTTCATCGCTGGCTCGATCACCGTCAGCAACATCACCTTCAGCGCCTTCCAGTTCGAGGTCGCACAGAGTCTCGGCATGCCGACGCAGATCCTGGTCGGCGCACAGGCCATCGGCGGTGCCATCGGGAACGTCATCGCGATCCACAACGTGATCGCGGCGCTGGCGACGGTCGGACTGGTCGGTAAAACCGGCCGCGTCGTGCGACTTAATCTCATCCCTGTCGCGTACTATCTGCTCGTCGGGGGGATCCTTACGACAATTTTCGTCTACGTGCTCTTCCCGACGCTCTTCTAA
- a CDS encoding LutC/YkgG family protein: MSADSPSPVERFETSLDALEVSVTRVEPRTFDEALRDVVLDPETVVGTPLPFDSVSLPDWVDDEPTPATLEAATTGVTAASLGVADYGSVVLPGTPDGSEPVSLFQDLHVAVLRRSDLVGDMRTAIERLGPQLREGHSAIVATGPSATADMGALVKGAHGPKDVHVLLLEDGGAADE, encoded by the coding sequence ATGAGCGCCGACTCACCGTCCCCGGTCGAGCGATTCGAAACGTCACTCGACGCCCTCGAGGTCTCGGTCACTCGAGTCGAGCCACGCACGTTCGACGAGGCCCTCCGAGACGTCGTTCTCGATCCCGAGACCGTCGTCGGAACGCCGTTACCGTTCGATTCGGTCTCGTTGCCCGACTGGGTCGACGACGAGCCGACCCCGGCGACTCTCGAGGCCGCGACGACCGGCGTCACCGCTGCGTCACTCGGCGTCGCCGACTACGGGAGCGTCGTCCTCCCGGGGACGCCCGACGGCAGCGAACCGGTCAGTCTCTTTCAGGACCTCCACGTCGCCGTGCTCCGGCGGTCGGATCTGGTCGGAGACATGCGGACGGCAATCGAACGCCTCGGGCCGCAACTGCGCGAGGGCCACAGCGCCATCGTCGCGACCGGGCCCAGCGCGACGGCCGACATGGGGGCACTCGTCAAAGGCGCACACGGACCGAAGGACGTCCACGTCCTCCTGCTCGAGGACGGAGGTGCGGCCGATGAGTAG
- a CDS encoding LUD domain-containing protein → MSSDTGRGAKADRIRHLLETEGPAVEANTLGFNQGRYDSVADLEDYEALKAEARAIKEDAIERLPELLEELRETVEENGGTVYLADDAADANRYIRELASENEAERVVKSKSMTSEELEVNEALEADGVDVVETDLGEWVLQVADEAPSHIVAPAIHKSREEIARLFNAEFDPEEPLETAEELTMFAREQLGELIREADIGMTGANFITADSGTIMLVTSEGNARKSAVVPDTHVAVAGLEKVVPSVEDLAPFIELIGRSGTGQDITSYISLLTPPVDSPVVDFDDPDVAFADREDDRDFHLVLIDNGRLELREDDQLRETLYCIRCSACANTCGNFQSVGGHAFGGETYSGGIATGWEAGVHGYESAAEFNDLCTGCSRCVEACPVEIDIPWINTVVRDRLNRGGEDGQFDFLYDELVPDEESGGPALQKRLFGNYETLAKLGSATAPVSNWMAGLGPVRTLMERTVGVDSRRPLPAFQRETLRNWHEKRGSRVSAADANREVVLYPDVYTNYIDVDRGKAAVRVLEALNVHVRVPDVPGSGRAPLSQGMIATADEKASRVYAALAEHVDAGRDVVVIEPSDLAMFRNEYEKLLPEQSFERLSDVSYEVLEYVYGLLENGADPTALRTDGPELAYHSHCQQRTLGLDAYTRAVFDELEYDVLESEVECCGMAGSFGYKEQYYELSMDVGERLAEQFTTPEASDRLVVASGTSCEDQLDDLLARDAVHPVEVLDPRSRHH, encoded by the coding sequence ATGAGTAGCGACACCGGTCGCGGGGCGAAAGCCGACCGCATCCGCCACCTACTCGAGACCGAAGGCCCTGCCGTCGAGGCGAACACGCTCGGATTCAATCAGGGGCGATACGACTCGGTCGCCGACCTCGAGGACTACGAGGCGCTGAAAGCCGAAGCGCGAGCGATCAAAGAAGACGCCATCGAACGACTGCCAGAGCTGCTCGAAGAGCTTCGAGAGACGGTCGAAGAAAACGGCGGGACGGTCTATCTCGCCGACGACGCCGCAGACGCCAACCGGTACATCCGCGAGCTCGCGAGCGAGAACGAAGCCGAGCGCGTGGTCAAGTCCAAATCGATGACCAGCGAGGAACTCGAGGTCAACGAGGCACTCGAGGCGGACGGCGTCGACGTCGTCGAGACGGACCTCGGCGAGTGGGTCCTCCAGGTCGCCGACGAGGCCCCCTCCCATATCGTCGCGCCGGCGATCCACAAATCCCGCGAGGAGATCGCCCGCCTCTTCAACGCGGAGTTCGATCCTGAGGAGCCACTCGAGACCGCCGAAGAGCTGACGATGTTCGCCCGCGAGCAACTGGGCGAGTTGATCCGCGAAGCCGACATCGGCATGACGGGGGCGAACTTCATCACCGCCGACTCCGGCACGATCATGCTGGTGACCAGTGAGGGCAACGCCCGGAAGTCGGCCGTCGTTCCGGACACCCACGTCGCCGTCGCCGGCCTCGAGAAGGTCGTCCCGTCGGTCGAAGATCTCGCGCCGTTCATCGAGCTGATCGGCCGCTCGGGGACGGGCCAGGACATCACCTCTTACATCTCGCTGCTGACGCCGCCAGTCGACTCTCCAGTCGTCGATTTCGACGACCCCGACGTCGCCTTCGCCGACCGCGAGGACGACCGCGACTTTCACCTCGTGTTGATCGACAACGGGCGACTCGAGCTGCGTGAGGACGACCAGCTTCGCGAGACGCTCTACTGCATCCGCTGTTCGGCGTGTGCGAACACGTGTGGGAACTTCCAGTCGGTCGGCGGCCACGCCTTCGGCGGCGAGACCTACTCCGGCGGCATCGCCACCGGCTGGGAGGCTGGCGTCCACGGCTACGAAAGTGCCGCCGAGTTCAACGATCTCTGTACGGGCTGTAGCCGGTGTGTCGAGGCCTGTCCCGTCGAAATCGACATCCCCTGGATCAACACCGTCGTCCGCGACCGGCTCAACCGTGGCGGCGAGGACGGCCAGTTCGACTTCCTCTACGACGAACTCGTGCCCGACGAGGAGTCCGGTGGCCCCGCCCTACAAAAACGGCTGTTCGGGAACTACGAAACGCTCGCGAAACTCGGCTCCGCCACCGCGCCCGTCTCGAACTGGATGGCGGGGCTCGGACCCGTCCGGACGCTCATGGAACGAACCGTCGGCGTCGACAGCCGACGCCCACTGCCGGCGTTCCAGCGCGAGACGCTTCGGAACTGGCACGAAAAGCGCGGCTCGCGCGTCTCCGCGGCCGACGCCAACCGGGAAGTCGTCCTCTATCCCGACGTCTACACTAACTACATCGACGTCGACCGCGGGAAAGCCGCCGTCCGCGTACTCGAGGCACTGAACGTTCACGTCCGGGTCCCCGACGTTCCCGGGAGCGGCCGTGCACCGCTTTCCCAGGGGATGATCGCCACCGCCGACGAGAAAGCGAGTCGCGTCTACGCGGCCCTCGCCGAACACGTCGACGCCGGTCGCGACGTCGTCGTGATCGAGCCAAGCGACCTCGCAATGTTCAGAAACGAGTACGAGAAGCTGCTCCCCGAGCAGTCGTTCGAGCGCCTCAGCGACGTGAGTTACGAGGTCCTCGAGTACGTCTACGGGCTGCTCGAGAACGGGGCCGACCCGACGGCGCTGCGAACCGACGGCCCGGAACTGGCCTATCACTCCCACTGCCAGCAACGCACCCTCGGCCTCGACGCCTACACGCGAGCCGTCTTCGACGAACTCGAGTACGACGTCCTCGAGAGCGAGGTGGAGTGCTGTGGGATGGCCGGCTCGTTCGGCTACAAAGAACAGTACTACGAGCTCAGCATGGACGTCGGCGAGCGACTCGCCGAGCAGTTCACGACGCCCGAGGCGAGCGACCGCCTCGTCGTCGCCAGCGGCACCTCGTGTGAGGACCAACTCGACGACCTGCTCGCTCGTGACGCCGTCCACCCTGTCGAAGTCCTCGACCCACGCTCTCGGCACCACTGA
- a CDS encoding AMP-binding protein yields MSGDTSLEDVDDVVHEPSDEFVESTNVAAFMEAYGIDDYEALIERTTTELEGVDESGVDWFWGELVDYLDIEFYEEYDAVRDNSDGPQFTDWYPGGELNLAHNVVDRHAAVDEERRNKVATIWEGEDGTVREVTYHELHRGANQVANALEERGIETGDTVGLYMPMVPEVVSILYGCFKVGAIAVPIFSGFGVDAAATRIEDAECSVLFTGDGFLRRGDPVYLKRSADEAIEQAGHVEHTIVFDRLGSEAQPASRKRAESEATHEQSDSNTEHEIPWSDERDEWWVDAVESAADGYDTKSLDSSQESMLLYSSGTTGKPKGIVHTHAGVQLQCAKELHFGFDLKPADRFFWVSDIGWMMGPWTLIGTHTFGGTVFMYEGAPDYPQPDRFWELIDRHQLTQFGISPTAIRALRKHDDDWFSGHDLSSLRILGSTGEPWDPESWQWFYEHVGGGECPIINISGGTEICGCFLMPMPTEPLKPCTLGGPGLGMDIDVVDATGESIMEDTERGYLVARDSCPSMTKSLWAGDERYLEEYWSRFEDMWNHGDWAQKDADGFWFLHGRADDALNVAGRKVGPAEVESALIDHEAVTQAAAVGAPDDTTGTAVVAYVILEDGREETDDLREELRAQVGDELGKPFRPREVLFVDAFPKTQSGKIIRRAIESVYAGEELGDLSSIENPAALEELEDAR; encoded by the coding sequence ATGTCAGGAGATACCTCACTCGAGGACGTCGACGACGTGGTCCACGAGCCGAGCGACGAGTTCGTCGAGTCGACGAACGTCGCCGCGTTCATGGAGGCGTACGGCATCGACGACTACGAGGCGCTGATCGAACGCACGACGACCGAGCTCGAGGGCGTCGATGAATCGGGCGTCGACTGGTTCTGGGGCGAACTCGTCGACTACCTCGACATCGAGTTTTACGAGGAGTACGATGCCGTGAGAGACAACAGCGATGGCCCGCAGTTCACCGACTGGTACCCCGGCGGTGAACTCAACCTCGCACACAACGTCGTTGACCGCCACGCGGCCGTCGACGAAGAACGCCGGAACAAGGTCGCGACCATCTGGGAAGGTGAGGACGGGACCGTTCGCGAGGTCACCTACCACGAACTCCACCGCGGGGCGAATCAGGTGGCGAACGCGCTCGAGGAACGCGGGATCGAGACGGGTGATACCGTGGGCCTCTACATGCCGATGGTGCCGGAGGTCGTCTCGATCCTCTATGGCTGTTTCAAAGTCGGCGCGATCGCCGTCCCCATCTTCTCCGGGTTTGGCGTCGACGCGGCGGCGACCCGCATCGAGGACGCCGAGTGTTCGGTACTCTTCACCGGCGATGGGTTCCTCCGACGGGGCGACCCGGTCTATCTGAAGCGGTCGGCCGACGAAGCGATCGAGCAGGCGGGTCACGTCGAGCACACGATCGTCTTCGACAGGTTGGGGAGCGAGGCCCAACCCGCCTCGAGAAAACGAGCGGAGAGCGAAGCGACCCACGAGCAGAGCGACTCGAACACCGAACACGAGATACCCTGGTCCGACGAGCGCGACGAGTGGTGGGTCGACGCCGTCGAGTCGGCAGCCGATGGATACGACACCAAATCGCTGGACTCGAGCCAGGAGTCGATGCTACTGTACTCGTCGGGAACGACGGGGAAACCGAAAGGGATCGTCCACACCCACGCTGGCGTGCAACTGCAGTGTGCCAAGGAGTTGCACTTCGGATTCGACCTCAAACCCGCCGACCGGTTCTTCTGGGTTTCGGACATCGGCTGGATGATGGGCCCGTGGACGCTCATCGGCACCCACACCTTCGGTGGCACGGTCTTCATGTATGAGGGTGCACCCGATTACCCCCAGCCCGATCGGTTCTGGGAGCTGATCGACCGGCACCAACTCACGCAGTTCGGCATCTCGCCGACGGCCATCCGTGCGCTCCGCAAACACGATGACGACTGGTTCTCGGGCCACGACCTCTCCTCGCTTCGCATCCTCGGCTCGACGGGTGAGCCCTGGGACCCCGAATCCTGGCAGTGGTTCTACGAGCACGTCGGCGGCGGCGAGTGTCCCATCATCAACATCTCCGGTGGAACGGAGATCTGTGGCTGTTTCCTGATGCCGATGCCGACTGAACCCCTCAAACCGTGTACGCTCGGCGGCCCTGGCCTCGGGATGGACATCGACGTCGTCGACGCCACGGGCGAGTCGATCATGGAAGACACCGAACGCGGTTATCTCGTCGCCCGTGACTCCTGTCCCTCGATGACCAAATCCCTGTGGGCGGGCGACGAGCGCTACCTCGAGGAGTACTGGTCGCGATTCGAGGACATGTGGAACCACGGCGACTGGGCCCAGAAGGACGCCGACGGCTTCTGGTTCCTCCACGGGCGGGCCGACGACGCGCTGAACGTCGCCGGTCGTAAAGTCGGCCCCGCGGAGGTCGAAAGCGCGCTCATCGACCACGAGGCGGTTACCCAGGCTGCGGCCGTCGGCGCGCCAGACGATACGACGGGAACGGCGGTCGTCGCCTACGTCATCCTCGAGGACGGACGCGAGGAAACGGACGACCTCCGGGAGGAACTGCGTGCGCAGGTCGGCGACGAACTCGGCAAGCCGTTCCGCCCGCGCGAAGTGTTGTTCGTCGACGCGTTCCCGAAGACCCAGTCGGGTAAAATTATTCGACGAGCCATCGAGAGCGTCTATGCCGGTGAGGAGTTAGGCGATCTGAGTAGCATCGAGAACCCCGCGGCGCTCGAGGAACTCGAGGACGCACGGTAG
- a CDS encoding RNA-guided endonuclease TnpB family protein, which translates to MTTTATKTLEATLAPPTTGKEQRLERTVATYCRALSDAFESGADTQNAVNDVVTPYTLTSYAKDALKNYVPQLRDTYNASELDDDHPVRFTNRGFRIDHSDEREHEFCWRVPQAGRGNAFWIPLRINPEQESLWLDLLDESMTVGEFRLQQHRTSWVLHVTVEYEVTEPETPDNPTRIGFDIGESKLLTGCAYQNNTPTQPYIYDGGRARALRKEMHTTLKRLQERNAEQWRVDERFDHYQNALTDIVEKASREAVEYAESFEDPVIVLEDLSYIRENLDYGKYMNRRLHSWAFARLTDRIEDKALEAGIPVEFVNPRYTSQTCHACGHIGSRGSQSEFKCTNVECWVSEYQADINAAANIANRFDPWGESVPWKLERDDSPRDGSTLDSATAHRESSARPAQTTLTEWG; encoded by the coding sequence GTGACGACGACCGCCACGAAAACGCTTGAGGCCACGCTCGCCCCGCCCACAACAGGCAAAGAGCAACGCCTCGAGCGAACCGTGGCGACCTACTGCCGTGCGCTCTCGGACGCTTTTGAGAGTGGCGCAGATACGCAGAACGCGGTCAACGATGTCGTCACGCCGTACACGCTCACGTCCTACGCTAAAGACGCGCTCAAGAACTACGTCCCGCAACTCCGAGACACCTACAACGCCTCGGAACTCGACGACGACCACCCCGTTCGCTTCACGAATCGGGGCTTCCGGATCGATCACTCCGACGAACGTGAACACGAGTTCTGCTGGCGCGTTCCACAGGCTGGGCGTGGCAACGCCTTCTGGATTCCACTCAGGATCAACCCGGAACAGGAATCGCTGTGGCTCGACCTGCTCGACGAGAGCATGACAGTCGGCGAGTTCCGACTGCAACAGCACCGAACGAGCTGGGTGTTGCACGTCACCGTCGAGTACGAAGTGACCGAACCAGAGACACCGGACAACCCGACTCGAATCGGCTTCGATATCGGCGAGTCCAAACTTCTGACGGGCTGTGCCTATCAGAACAACACTCCCACCCAACCCTACATCTACGACGGAGGACGTGCTCGAGCACTCCGTAAGGAGATGCACACAACGCTCAAGCGTCTGCAAGAGCGCAACGCTGAGCAGTGGCGCGTAGACGAACGCTTCGACCACTACCAGAACGCCCTGACGGACATCGTCGAGAAGGCGTCTCGAGAAGCCGTCGAGTACGCCGAGTCCTTCGAGGACCCAGTGATCGTACTCGAGGACTTGTCGTACATCCGGGAGAATCTGGACTACGGCAAGTACATGAACCGACGCTTGCACTCGTGGGCGTTCGCTCGGCTCACCGACCGCATCGAGGACAAGGCCCTCGAAGCCGGTATCCCAGTTGAGTTCGTGAACCCTCGCTATACGAGTCAGACGTGCCACGCTTGCGGACACATCGGTTCTCGTGGATCTCAATCGGAGTTCAAGTGTACGAACGTAGAATGTTGGGTGTCGGAGTACCAAGCGGATATCAACGCAGCAGCAAACATCGCTAATCGCTTTGACCCGTGGGGAGAGAGCGTTCCTTGGAAACTGGAACGCGATGACTCGCCACGGGATGGGAGCACCCTTGACAGTGCCACGGCCCACCGCGAGTCGAGTGCGAGACCCGCACAAACGACGCTCACGGAGTGGGGCTGA
- a CDS encoding DedA family protein: MFPSVESIVLLLQALAVPLVLVLFYLDGMVIGKITPPAALYVAYVALVGPTQGEVLVIAALSTVAATLGQFTLYRGFNEESSALIGIRARLPYVDRIPFLVRERVGERRMRLVSQLFDRFGGWALTLTNAIPGIRSLMSIPAGLSNYHTRRFLLFSTIGNALYLVALTAVAWGLVDLAVSLPWP; the protein is encoded by the coding sequence GTGTTTCCGAGCGTCGAGTCGATTGTCCTCCTCTTGCAGGCGCTCGCCGTGCCGCTCGTGCTGGTGCTCTTTTATCTCGACGGGATGGTGATCGGCAAGATTACGCCGCCGGCAGCGCTTTATGTCGCGTACGTTGCGCTCGTAGGCCCGACGCAAGGAGAGGTGCTCGTAATCGCAGCGCTTTCGACGGTCGCGGCGACACTCGGCCAGTTCACCCTCTATCGCGGATTCAACGAAGAGAGTTCGGCACTCATAGGAATCAGAGCGCGACTCCCGTACGTCGATCGAATCCCGTTTCTCGTCCGCGAACGGGTCGGGGAACGACGCATGCGACTCGTCAGTCAGTTGTTCGACCGCTTCGGCGGCTGGGCACTCACTCTCACGAACGCGATTCCGGGCATCCGATCCCTGATGAGCATCCCTGCGGGGTTGAGCAACTATCACACCCGGCGGTTCCTCCTCTTTTCGACGATTGGCAACGCGCTTTATCTGGTGGCACTGACCGCGGTTGCCTGGGGGCTCGTCGACCTCGCGGTATCGCTCCCGTGGCCGTAG
- a CDS encoding DUF7518 family protein: MSNNRVEQLESTVTELESTVEGLTDELIEAKERIRVLEAELDTETPTRVPERRNESAEEATEAAPDDVAEAAAEADASDESGDEAEDSLSDDIIVA; this comes from the coding sequence ATGTCTAACAACCGCGTCGAGCAACTCGAGTCGACGGTTACCGAACTCGAATCGACCGTAGAGGGTCTGACGGACGAGCTCATCGAGGCCAAAGAACGCATTCGCGTGCTCGAGGCCGAACTCGACACGGAGACACCGACGCGCGTTCCAGAACGCCGCAACGAGTCGGCCGAGGAGGCAACGGAAGCAGCACCAGACGACGTCGCGGAAGCCGCCGCAGAAGCTGACGCAAGTGACGAAAGCGGCGACGAAGCGGAAGACTCACTAAGCGACGATATCATCGTTGCATAA